One window of Pectobacterium carotovorum genomic DNA carries:
- a CDS encoding NADH:flavin oxidoreductase, translated as MSDDVLFSPFTLKGLTLPNRIVMAPMTRGMAENGIPGPAQAEYYRRRAEGGVGLILTEGTVVDRPASRNMPGIPLFHGEAALAGWEAVAKAVHAAGGRIGPQIWHTGSTHGRGWEPDAPVESPSGLVGPDEARGVVMTEEDIADTVAAFARAAADAKRLGFDTLELHGAHGYLIDQFFWPGTNKREDAFGGATIRERSRFAADIIRAVRAAVGEDFPLILRVSQWKQQDYSARLAASPQEMTDWLAPLVEAGVDILHCSQRRFWEPEFPEVDGAEGLNFAGWAKKLTGAATISVGSVGLTSDFFAAFGGEGSGTAALDNLHARMEREEFDLIAVGRVLLSDAQWVQKVRSGQTDKLRGFDAADLAVLA; from the coding sequence ATGTCTGATGATGTTCTGTTTAGTCCCTTCACGTTGAAAGGGTTAACCCTTCCTAACCGCATTGTTATGGCACCGATGACGCGAGGTATGGCTGAAAACGGCATTCCTGGCCCAGCGCAGGCGGAATATTATCGCCGCCGTGCCGAAGGGGGAGTTGGGCTGATTCTGACAGAGGGAACGGTAGTCGATCGTCCCGCTTCGCGTAATATGCCCGGAATCCCGCTGTTTCATGGCGAAGCGGCGTTGGCCGGTTGGGAGGCGGTGGCGAAAGCGGTTCATGCTGCTGGTGGCCGTATTGGGCCGCAAATTTGGCATACGGGATCAACGCATGGTCGCGGCTGGGAGCCTGATGCGCCTGTTGAGAGCCCGTCGGGGTTGGTTGGCCCAGATGAGGCTCGCGGTGTGGTGATGACGGAAGAAGATATCGCGGATACCGTGGCGGCTTTCGCCCGTGCGGCGGCGGATGCGAAACGACTGGGATTCGACACGCTGGAACTGCACGGTGCACATGGCTACCTGATCGACCAATTCTTCTGGCCGGGGACGAATAAGCGTGAAGATGCCTTTGGTGGCGCAACGATCCGCGAACGCTCTCGCTTTGCCGCAGATATTATCCGTGCTGTCCGAGCCGCTGTTGGCGAGGATTTCCCGTTGATCTTGCGTGTGAGTCAGTGGAAGCAGCAGGACTACAGCGCACGGCTTGCCGCCTCCCCACAGGAGATGACGGACTGGTTGGCACCGCTGGTTGAGGCGGGTGTGGATATTCTCCACTGTTCCCAGCGACGTTTCTGGGAGCCGGAGTTCCCGGAGGTTGATGGGGCGGAAGGGCTGAACTTCGCCGGTTGGGCGAAAAAACTGACAGGTGCGGCGACCATCAGCGTTGGCTCGGTGGGGCTGACCTCGGATTTCTTTGCCGCGTTTGGTGGTGAAGGTTCTGGCACGGCGGCATTGGACAATCTGCACGCTCGGATGGAGCGAGAGGAGTTTGACCTGATCGCGGTAGGCCGAGTCCTGCTTTCTGATGCGCAATGGGTACAAAAAGTGCGTTCTGGGCAGACTGATAAATTACGCGGTTTTGACGCTGCGGATTTAGCCGTACTGGCGTGA
- a CDS encoding sulfate ABC transporter ATP-binding protein, which translates to MSIEIRNINKQFGQFRALNEINLSIHSGELVALLGPSGCGKTTLLRIIAGLEQPDSGSIIFHGQDVSVHDVRKRNVGFVFQHYALFRHMTVFDNVAFGLRMKPKNSRLSKSDIEKKVHELLNLVQLDWLGDRYPEQLSGGQRQRIALARALIVEPSILLLDEPFGALDAKVRKELRRWLSQLHEDIDLTSVFVTHDQEEAMEVADRIVLMNKGVIEQIGTPAEVYNNPASEFVYHFLGDSNRLKVAQTEETILFRPHEVSLSVQAQEGYQAVTVRDIRPLGALTRLSLKLGEQSELIEAEVAKDDASLHGLQKGDVIQFKPKRYSHDWEI; encoded by the coding sequence ATGAGCATTGAGATTCGCAATATTAATAAACAATTTGGTCAGTTCCGGGCGCTGAACGAGATTAATTTGTCGATCCACAGCGGCGAGCTGGTGGCGCTGCTGGGGCCATCGGGCTGCGGTAAGACTACGCTTCTGCGTATTATCGCCGGGCTGGAACAGCCGGATAGCGGCAGCATTATCTTTCACGGCCAGGATGTGTCCGTCCACGATGTGCGTAAGCGTAACGTAGGATTCGTATTCCAGCACTACGCGCTGTTCCGCCACATGACGGTGTTCGACAACGTCGCGTTTGGGCTGCGAATGAAGCCGAAAAACAGCCGATTATCAAAGAGTGACATCGAAAAGAAAGTGCATGAATTGCTGAATCTGGTGCAGTTGGACTGGCTGGGGGATCGCTATCCTGAACAGCTTTCCGGCGGTCAGCGTCAGCGTATTGCGCTAGCGCGTGCGTTGATCGTTGAACCGAGCATTTTGCTGCTGGATGAACCTTTTGGCGCACTGGATGCCAAGGTACGTAAAGAGCTGCGTCGCTGGCTGTCTCAGTTGCATGAAGATATCGATCTGACGTCGGTATTTGTGACGCACGATCAGGAAGAAGCGATGGAAGTCGCTGACCGCATCGTGCTGATGAACAAAGGCGTGATTGAACAAATCGGCACGCCAGCGGAAGTGTATAACAACCCAGCCAGCGAATTTGTTTACCATTTCCTTGGCGACAGTAACCGACTGAAAGTGGCGCAGACGGAAGAGACGATTCTGTTTCGTCCGCATGAAGTGTCGTTATCCGTTCAGGCGCAGGAAGGCTATCAGGCAGTGACAGTGCGAGATATTCGCCCACTCGGTGCCTTGACTCGTCTGTCGTTGAAGCTGGGCGAGCAGTCAGAGCTGATTGAAGCGGAAGTTGCAAAAGACGATGCAAGCCTGCACGGGCTACAGAAAGGCGATGTGATTCAGTTCAAACCCAAGCGTTATAGTCACGATTGGGAAATTTGA
- a CDS encoding sulfate ABC transporter substrate-binding protein: protein MSIRRLGLSVATAALLFSGVASAATELLNVSYDPTRELYQQYNAAFIKHWKATTGEDITIKNSHGGSGKQARSVIDGLQADVVTLALAGDIDALNLNQQLIDPKWQARLPDNSTPYTSTIVFLVRKGNPKQIKDWNDLVKPGVEVITPNPKTSGGARWNFLAAWAYAKAQPGGNDETALKFVTELYRHAPVLDTGARGATISFVQRQLGDVLLAWENEAYLSLQEQGGDQLEIVTPSLSILAEPPVAVVDKVVERKGTQKQAEAYLQYLYSDEAQRIIGKNFYRPRNAKIAEEFKDQFAPVNLVTIDKDFGGWKAAQDKFFNDGGVFDAIFKEINK from the coding sequence ATGTCAATACGTCGTCTGGGGTTATCTGTTGCTACGGCAGCGCTGTTATTTTCTGGTGTGGCCTCGGCGGCTACCGAATTATTAAACGTGTCTTACGATCCGACGCGTGAACTGTATCAGCAATACAATGCGGCGTTTATCAAGCATTGGAAAGCGACTACGGGTGAAGATATCACCATCAAAAATTCGCACGGCGGTTCTGGAAAGCAGGCGCGTTCGGTGATTGACGGCTTGCAGGCCGACGTGGTGACGCTGGCGCTGGCCGGTGATATTGATGCATTAAACCTGAACCAACAGCTGATCGACCCTAAGTGGCAGGCGCGTTTGCCTGACAACAGCACCCCTTACACCTCCACCATCGTTTTTCTGGTGCGTAAAGGGAATCCGAAGCAAATCAAAGACTGGAACGACCTGGTGAAACCGGGCGTTGAAGTGATCACGCCAAACCCGAAAACCTCCGGCGGCGCGCGTTGGAACTTCCTGGCTGCATGGGCTTATGCCAAAGCGCAACCGGGCGGCAATGATGAAACCGCACTGAAATTTGTTACGGAACTGTATCGCCATGCGCCAGTACTGGATACCGGTGCACGTGGGGCAACGATTAGCTTTGTACAACGTCAGCTAGGCGATGTGCTGCTGGCATGGGAAAACGAAGCGTACCTGTCTCTGCAAGAGCAGGGGGGCGATCAGCTTGAGATTGTTACTCCATCTCTGTCGATTCTGGCTGAACCGCCGGTTGCCGTTGTCGACAAAGTCGTTGAGCGCAAGGGAACGCAGAAACAGGCTGAAGCTTATCTGCAATATCTCTACAGCGATGAAGCACAGCGCATCATCGGTAAAAATTTCTACCGTCCACGCAACGCCAAGATTGCCGAAGAGTTTAAAGATCAGTTTGCCCCTGTGAATCTGGTGACGATCGATAAGGATTTCGGCGGCTGGAAAGCGGCACAGGACAAATTCTTTAACGATGGCGGCGTGTTTGACGCCATCTTTAAAGAGATTAATAAGTAA
- the cysT gene encoding sulfate ABC transporter permease subunit CysT yields MSQRSSSVIPGFGLTLGFSLSYLGLIVLIPLAGMFLYASQLTFGQFWDLITSRQVLFSLRLSFGTALAAAFINGILGTLLAWVLVRYTFPGRKVIDAMIDMPFALPTAVAGIALTALYAPNGLIGSLFPFKIAYSSIGITLALIFVTLPFVVRTLQPVLADIPKEVEEAAACLGARPLQVFRHVLLPALLPAWLTGFALAFARGVGEYGSVVFIAGNIPFKTEILPLLIVSKLDQYDYKGATGIGVFMLLVSFIMLLLINVLQRRIQPKL; encoded by the coding sequence ATGTCACAACGTTCTTCCTCAGTGATTCCCGGTTTCGGGCTAACGTTAGGGTTTAGCCTGAGCTATTTAGGATTAATTGTCCTCATTCCGTTGGCGGGGATGTTTTTGTATGCCAGCCAACTAACTTTTGGTCAGTTTTGGGATCTGATCACCAGCCGTCAGGTGCTTTTCTCCCTGCGGCTTTCGTTTGGTACGGCGCTGGCTGCGGCGTTTATTAACGGTATTCTCGGGACGCTGCTGGCCTGGGTACTCGTGCGTTATACCTTTCCCGGCCGTAAAGTGATCGATGCCATGATCGACATGCCCTTTGCGCTGCCAACCGCCGTGGCGGGGATTGCGCTGACGGCGTTGTATGCGCCGAATGGCCTGATTGGCTCACTGTTTCCATTCAAAATAGCCTATAGCAGCATTGGTATCACGTTGGCGCTCATTTTCGTCACGCTGCCTTTCGTGGTCAGAACGCTGCAACCCGTGCTGGCAGATATTCCGAAAGAAGTGGAAGAGGCCGCCGCCTGCCTTGGCGCGCGTCCGCTTCAGGTTTTCCGCCATGTCTTGCTTCCCGCGCTGTTACCCGCGTGGCTGACGGGCTTTGCGCTGGCCTTTGCCCGCGGCGTTGGCGAATACGGTTCCGTGGTGTTTATCGCGGGGAATATTCCGTTTAAGACCGAAATCCTGCCGCTGTTGATCGTTTCCAAGCTGGATCAGTATGACTACAAGGGAGCAACCGGGATCGGCGTGTTCATGCTGCTGGTGTCTTTCATTATGCTGCTGCTGATTAACGTGTTGCAGCGCCGCATTCAACCGAAACTGTAA
- the gltX gene encoding glutamate--tRNA ligase — MKIKTRFAPSPTGYLHVGGARTALYSWLFARHHDGEFVLRIEDTDLERSTQDAIDAIMDGMNWLSLNWDEGPYYQTKRFDRYNAVIDQMLENGTAYKCYCSKERLEALREQQMEKGDKPRYDGCCRGSHEHHADNEPHVVRFLNPQEGSVIFNDRIRGPIEFSNQELDDLIIRRTDGSPTYNFCVVIDDWDMEITHVIRGEDHINNTPRQINILKALGAPVPEYAHVSMILGDDGKKLSKRHGAVGVMQYRDDGYLPEALLNYLVRLGWSSGDQEIFSIDEMKSLFSLDAVNKSASAFNTEKLQWLNHHYINHLPAEYVATHLSWHIEQAGIDTRTGPQLSELVGLLGERCKTLKEMADSCRYFYEDFAEFDADAAKKHLRPVARQPLELVREKLAAITSWTPENIHHAIQGTADELGQGMGKVGMPLRVAVTGAGQSPGVDATVHAIGQQRSLARIDKALAFIAEREAQQ; from the coding sequence ATGAAAATCAAAACCCGTTTCGCCCCTAGTCCTACTGGCTATCTTCACGTCGGCGGCGCTCGCACCGCACTGTACTCTTGGTTGTTTGCCCGTCATCATGACGGCGAGTTCGTGCTGCGTATTGAAGATACCGATCTGGAGCGTTCAACTCAGGACGCGATTGATGCCATTATGGATGGTATGAACTGGCTGAGCCTGAACTGGGATGAAGGCCCGTACTACCAGACTAAACGCTTTGACCGTTACAACGCGGTTATTGACCAGATGCTGGAAAACGGCACCGCCTATAAGTGCTACTGTTCTAAAGAGCGTCTGGAAGCGCTGCGTGAGCAGCAGATGGAAAAGGGTGATAAGCCACGTTACGACGGCTGTTGCCGTGGTTCTCACGAACATCATGCCGATAATGAGCCACATGTTGTGCGTTTCCTCAACCCGCAGGAAGGCTCGGTCATCTTCAATGACCGCATTCGCGGGCCGATCGAATTCAGCAATCAGGAACTCGATGATCTGATTATTCGCCGTACTGACGGTTCACCGACCTACAATTTCTGTGTCGTTATCGATGACTGGGATATGGAAATCACGCACGTTATCCGTGGTGAAGACCATATCAACAACACGCCGCGCCAGATCAACATCCTGAAAGCGCTGGGCGCACCCGTGCCAGAATATGCGCATGTGTCGATGATTCTGGGCGATGACGGTAAGAAATTGTCCAAACGTCACGGCGCTGTCGGTGTGATGCAATACCGTGATGACGGCTATCTGCCTGAAGCACTGCTGAACTATCTGGTGCGTTTAGGTTGGTCTTCTGGCGATCAGGAAATCTTCTCTATTGATGAAATGAAATCGCTGTTCTCGCTGGATGCCGTCAACAAATCGGCGAGTGCTTTCAATACCGAGAAGCTGCAATGGTTGAACCATCACTATATTAACCATCTACCAGCAGAATACGTGGCGACGCATCTGTCATGGCATATCGAGCAGGCAGGGATTGATACCCGTACCGGGCCGCAGTTGAGCGAGCTGGTTGGTTTACTGGGCGAGCGTTGCAAGACGCTGAAAGAAATGGCGGATTCTTGCCGTTATTTCTATGAAGATTTTGCTGAGTTTGACGCCGATGCTGCGAAGAAACACTTGCGTCCGGTTGCGCGTCAGCCGCTTGAACTGGTTCGCGAGAAATTGGCCGCGATTACGAGCTGGACGCCGGAGAACATCCACCACGCCATTCAGGGCACGGCCGATGAGCTGGGTCAGGGTATGGGGAAAGTCGGTATGCCGCTGCGTGTTGCGGTAACGGGCGCGGGTCAGTCTCCAGGTGTTGACGCTACGGTGCACGCGATTGGTCAACAGCGTTCGCTGGCGCGTATTGATAAAGCGTTGGCGTTCATTGCTGAGCGTGAAGCGCAGCAGTAA
- the cysW gene encoding sulfate ABC transporter permease subunit CysW, whose protein sequence is MEQVISAQASAAKRKKQPAAYYILVSLAWVVFFLILVLPLMMVVTQGLDKGVGAFWDAITEPDAISALKLTLLATVISVPLNVVFGLATAWCVTKFEFRGKSFLLALIDLPFSVSPVVAGLVYVLLFGAQSKIYPFLLEHDLQIVYAVPGIVLATIFVTLPYVARELIPLMEEQGSQEEEAARLLGANGWQMFWHITLPNVKWALIYGVVLCTARAMGEFGAVSVISGHIRGLTNTLPLHIEILYNEYNIVAAFSVAILLLIMSLVVLLLRQWSESRLTKQIEKQQELAKNEH, encoded by the coding sequence ATGGAACAGGTTATTTCCGCTCAGGCCAGCGCGGCTAAAAGAAAAAAACAGCCCGCAGCCTATTACATTCTGGTGTCATTAGCGTGGGTCGTCTTTTTCCTGATTCTGGTGCTGCCGCTGATGATGGTGGTGACTCAGGGGCTGGATAAAGGTGTCGGCGCATTTTGGGATGCGATCACCGAACCGGATGCAATCTCTGCGCTTAAGCTGACGCTGCTGGCGACCGTCATTTCTGTGCCGTTAAACGTGGTGTTTGGGCTGGCGACGGCTTGGTGCGTGACGAAATTCGAATTTCGTGGCAAGAGCTTTCTGCTGGCGCTGATCGATTTGCCATTTTCCGTTTCACCCGTGGTTGCGGGGCTGGTGTATGTGCTGCTGTTTGGGGCACAAAGCAAGATCTATCCCTTCCTGCTTGAACACGATCTGCAAATTGTTTACGCCGTGCCTGGCATCGTACTGGCGACAATTTTCGTCACGTTGCCTTATGTTGCGCGTGAGCTGATTCCGCTGATGGAGGAGCAGGGCTCGCAGGAAGAAGAAGCGGCGCGATTGCTGGGGGCGAACGGCTGGCAAATGTTCTGGCATATCACGCTGCCGAATGTGAAATGGGCGTTGATCTACGGCGTGGTGCTGTGTACCGCGCGTGCGATGGGGGAATTCGGCGCTGTTTCCGTTATTTCCGGCCATATTCGTGGCCTGACTAACACGCTGCCGCTGCATATCGAAATCCTTTATAACGAGTACAACATCGTTGCGGCTTTCAGCGTGGCGATCCTGCTGCTAATTATGTCACTGGTCGTACTGCTGCTGCGCCAGTGGAGTGAGAGCCGATTGACGAAGCAAATAGAGAAACAACAGGAGTTGGCCAAAAATGAGCATTGA
- a CDS encoding TetR family transcriptional regulator: protein MARVSKQQMERNREEIIQVSSQLFRERGLNGVSVNDLMAAAGLTHGGFYGHFASKDELAAIASRKALEDSRSRWQEITQHAGQHDLQTMVEHYLSPAHRDGAKDGCALTALASDIARESEDKPIREVYLSGVRAMLDRLESLSTIEDKEQRRLHALAQFALLSGALTLARATAGDPLSDDFLIAAKKALLGDA, encoded by the coding sequence ATGGCCCGTGTATCAAAACAGCAGATGGAGCGTAACCGAGAGGAAATCATTCAGGTTTCTTCACAACTCTTTCGTGAACGGGGCCTGAACGGCGTCAGCGTGAACGACTTGATGGCCGCGGCCGGCTTAACTCACGGTGGCTTTTATGGTCATTTTGCTTCTAAGGATGAGCTCGCTGCCATCGCTAGCCGAAAAGCGCTTGAGGACTCTCGCTCGCGTTGGCAGGAAATAACTCAGCACGCAGGTCAACATGACCTGCAAACGATGGTGGAACACTATCTTTCCCCCGCCCATCGTGACGGCGCTAAGGACGGCTGTGCGCTCACTGCGCTAGCCAGCGACATAGCCAGAGAAAGTGAAGACAAACCGATACGTGAGGTTTATCTCAGTGGTGTCAGAGCCATGCTGGACAGGCTGGAGTCTCTATCGACGATAGAAGATAAAGAACAGCGCCGACTGCATGCTCTGGCGCAATTCGCCCTGTTATCCGGCGCGCTCACGTTAGCGCGAGCAACGGCTGGCGATCCTTTGTCAGACGACTTTCTTATCGCCGCCAAAAAAGCGCTGCTTGGCGACGCATAA
- a CDS encoding DoxX family protein — MIAQLNQWFTRLTDHPDAGKLLLRLTVGILLLFHGVAKVEHGVGWIVQMLQGAGLPGFIAYGVYIGEVVAPILIILGVFTRVSGLIAALTLVVATLMVGMGKFFTLTKVGAWALELEALYFFAGIIIMLVGSGRYSVASNPAYR; from the coding sequence ATGATTGCTCAGTTGAATCAGTGGTTCACGCGTTTAACCGATCATCCTGATGCAGGTAAACTTTTACTGCGTTTAACCGTGGGTATTCTGCTGCTGTTTCACGGCGTAGCAAAAGTTGAGCACGGTGTAGGCTGGATAGTACAGATGCTGCAAGGTGCAGGCCTGCCTGGTTTTATCGCTTATGGCGTTTATATCGGTGAGGTTGTTGCCCCGATTCTGATTATTCTGGGCGTATTTACCCGCGTTTCAGGCCTGATTGCCGCGCTGACGCTGGTTGTTGCTACGCTGATGGTGGGAATGGGTAAATTCTTCACTCTGACCAAAGTGGGTGCCTGGGCGCTGGAATTGGAAGCACTCTATTTCTTCGCGGGCATTATCATCATGCTAGTCGGTAGTGGTCGCTATTCTGTTGCCTCTAACCCCGCTTATCGCTAA
- a CDS encoding aldo/keto reductase produces the protein MKYTTFGRNTGLRVSELALGTGNFGTGWGYGSEKEQAKQVFDRYANTGGNFIDTADAYQLGQSEQMVGEFIAADRDHFVVATKYTLSAMPDAGISQTGNSRKNMISSVENSLKRLNTDRIDVLWAHFDDQLTPLEEIVRAFDDLIRSGKIQYAGFSNFPAWRIARADTIAELRGWSRIAGIQVEYSLVQRTAERELLPMAEAMGLAATLWSPLGGGLLTGKYRKSKEGRLIGFGGRLVHTEQDTTLLDEVFRVANDLNVMPIQIAIAWLRHKSARASTSLIPILGSRTLAQLDDTLVALGVTLSDDQVARLDDVSAISLGTPHDQIAGSLPRAQGGNSAHIITPWPPRA, from the coding sequence ATGAAATACACGACTTTTGGACGTAATACGGGCTTACGCGTTTCCGAACTTGCTCTCGGAACAGGAAATTTTGGCACCGGTTGGGGCTATGGTTCTGAAAAAGAACAGGCTAAACAGGTATTTGATCGTTATGCCAACACGGGCGGCAACTTCATCGATACAGCGGATGCTTACCAGTTAGGCCAATCTGAGCAAATGGTCGGAGAATTCATTGCCGCAGATCGCGACCATTTTGTCGTTGCGACGAAGTACACCTTAAGTGCCATGCCAGATGCCGGAATTTCCCAAACCGGCAATAGCCGCAAGAACATGATCTCATCAGTCGAAAACAGCCTAAAACGGCTAAACACCGATCGTATCGATGTACTGTGGGCGCACTTTGATGACCAATTAACGCCACTGGAAGAGATTGTTCGCGCTTTCGACGATCTCATTCGATCAGGAAAAATCCAGTACGCAGGCTTCTCTAATTTCCCCGCCTGGCGCATTGCCAGAGCGGACACCATCGCGGAACTGCGCGGCTGGTCGCGAATTGCCGGTATTCAGGTGGAATACAGTCTGGTGCAGCGCACCGCAGAACGAGAGCTACTGCCGATGGCTGAAGCAATGGGGCTGGCAGCAACGCTTTGGTCTCCACTGGGTGGCGGCCTGCTGACGGGAAAATACCGTAAAAGTAAAGAAGGCCGTCTGATCGGTTTTGGCGGAAGACTAGTACACACAGAGCAAGACACAACCTTGTTGGACGAGGTCTTTCGCGTGGCAAACGACTTAAACGTCATGCCAATACAGATTGCCATCGCCTGGCTGCGACATAAATCCGCCCGCGCTAGCACCAGCCTGATCCCCATTCTGGGCTCCCGCACACTGGCGCAGTTGGACGATACACTGGTTGCATTAGGTGTGACGCTAAGCGACGATCAGGTCGCACGACTGGACGACGTCAGTGCTATTTCACTGGGGACGCCGCACGATCAGATCGCAGGGTCATTGCCTCGGGCTCAAGGGGGCAACAGTGCTCATATTATTACACCGTGGCCGCCACGGGCCTGA
- a CDS encoding alpha/beta hydrolase, which translates to MRYFPMIVFSLMVSASGMLPVRAQPTIPDMTEQAKAQFEIKLVEMKSDAQHVYRLFIALPRQPAPEGGYPVLYMLDGNAQFPVAVNSYKAKSGAAPLIIAIGYPIDKPYDVPARTRDYTPPTTLTDPDFAAGGEAEAFYQFLQSTVKPWVEANYAVNKQKQTLAGHSFGGLFTLYTLFNHTESFQRYVAASPSIWWGNGVVIPARTPLLATPPLSITVTAGANEDEPTKTQAGKPVDEKRAERISQRKMVERATALVAQLNEQGTKADFILFPGKGHGDVIPDAIGKAVAIAGQ; encoded by the coding sequence ATGCGCTATTTTCCTATGATTGTATTTTCTCTGATGGTATCTGCCTCTGGCATGTTGCCTGTTCGGGCGCAGCCAACCATTCCTGATATGACCGAACAAGCAAAAGCTCAATTTGAGATCAAGCTCGTTGAAATGAAAAGCGATGCACAGCATGTCTATCGGCTTTTCATCGCGCTTCCCCGCCAACCCGCACCTGAAGGCGGTTATCCGGTTCTGTACATGCTGGATGGCAACGCTCAGTTTCCCGTTGCCGTAAACAGCTACAAGGCAAAAAGTGGCGCAGCACCGCTGATTATCGCCATCGGTTATCCAATCGATAAACCTTATGATGTTCCCGCCAGAACGCGCGACTACACGCCGCCGACAACGCTCACCGATCCAGATTTTGCCGCAGGCGGCGAAGCCGAAGCGTTTTATCAATTCCTGCAATCCACGGTAAAGCCCTGGGTTGAAGCGAACTACGCAGTAAATAAGCAAAAACAAACGCTGGCCGGGCACTCTTTCGGCGGTCTGTTTACGCTCTATACGCTGTTTAACCACACCGAATCTTTCCAGCGTTATGTTGCCGCAAGCCCGTCTATCTGGTGGGGAAATGGCGTTGTGATTCCGGCAAGAACGCCGCTGCTCGCTACACCACCGCTATCAATAACCGTCACGGCAGGGGCAAATGAAGATGAGCCAACCAAAACGCAGGCGGGTAAACCCGTTGATGAAAAGCGGGCAGAACGGATCAGCCAAAGAAAAATGGTGGAAAGAGCAACGGCACTGGTCGCACAGCTCAACGAACAAGGCACAAAAGCCGACTTTATTCTGTTCCCCGGTAAAGGGCACGGCGACGTGATCCCCGATGCCATCGGTAAAGCAGTTGCTATCGCCGGTCAATAA
- the ung gene encoding uracil-DNA glycosylase gives MATSLTWHDVLAQEKQQPYFINTLEFVGKERAAGKTIYPPQKDVFNAFRFTELHQVKVIILGQDPYHGPNQAHGLSFSVRPGVPAPPSLGNIYKELASDIPGFEIPRHGFLQSWAEQGVLLLNTVLTVEAGQAHSHANLGWETFTDRVIVALNEQREGLVFLLWGSHAQKKGNIIDQQRHHILKSPHPSPLSAHRGFLGCKHFSQANQLLEQQGLSPIDWTPRLPEEA, from the coding sequence ATGGCGACCTCTCTCACCTGGCATGACGTGCTGGCACAAGAAAAGCAGCAGCCTTACTTCATTAACACCCTTGAATTCGTTGGGAAAGAACGTGCAGCGGGTAAAACTATCTATCCCCCGCAGAAGGATGTTTTCAACGCGTTCCGCTTTACTGAACTGCATCAGGTCAAAGTCATCATTCTCGGACAAGATCCCTATCACGGCCCGAATCAGGCGCACGGGCTGTCATTTTCTGTACGTCCGGGCGTACCCGCTCCGCCTTCTCTGGGTAATATTTATAAAGAATTGGCGAGCGACATCCCTGGATTTGAAATTCCACGACACGGTTTTCTGCAAAGCTGGGCAGAGCAAGGCGTTTTACTGCTCAACACGGTATTAACCGTTGAAGCTGGACAAGCGCACTCGCATGCTAATTTGGGCTGGGAAACGTTTACTGACCGCGTCATCGTGGCATTGAATGAACAACGGGAAGGTCTGGTCTTTCTTCTGTGGGGCTCTCATGCACAGAAAAAAGGCAACATCATTGACCAGCAGCGCCACCATATTCTGAAATCGCCGCACCCTTCCCCACTGTCTGCACACCGTGGTTTCTTGGGCTGTAAGCATTTTTCTCAGGCTAATCAGCTTTTGGAACAGCAAGGGCTGTCGCCAATAGACTGGACGCCAAGGCTCCCGGAAGAGGCTTAA